The following are encoded together in the Sediminitomix flava genome:
- a CDS encoding BtrH N-terminal domain-containing protein gives MIIKDFKPFNGQHCETTATGSLLNQLGIEFSEPMLFGIGEGLGYIFWNMKIMDFPFIGGRVKPDILTENICKNLNLELEVKETSSVKRAWENVKYHIDHGKAVGLKLDCYHLDYFTNKIHFAGHYVSIYGYDDEVAYLNDTNQQGRDARTSLRSLALARNERGPMSSRNRSYTISRSGEMPNLKDIIKKAVLNNATDFLNPPIKNIGYKGISKTSTEIKKWFETSTNISKDFQTSASLMERGGTGGALFRNIYRDFLKESAIILESAELESASEDYNEIAKMWKQLSGLFESIGETENIVYVNQASEVLKELSEKEKSTMEKLREACL, from the coding sequence ATGATTATAAAAGATTTTAAGCCATTTAACGGACAACATTGTGAAACTACCGCTACAGGAAGTTTACTTAATCAACTTGGTATCGAATTCTCTGAACCCATGCTCTTTGGAATTGGGGAAGGTCTGGGGTATATATTTTGGAATATGAAAATCATGGATTTTCCGTTCATCGGAGGTCGAGTGAAACCAGATATTTTGACAGAAAATATTTGCAAAAACTTGAACTTAGAGCTTGAAGTCAAAGAAACTTCTTCCGTTAAAAGAGCATGGGAAAATGTAAAATATCATATTGATCACGGAAAAGCAGTTGGACTCAAATTGGATTGCTATCATCTTGACTATTTTACCAACAAAATTCACTTCGCAGGTCATTATGTTTCTATATATGGCTACGATGATGAAGTAGCTTATCTCAATGATACCAATCAGCAAGGTCGAGATGCCCGAACAAGCCTAAGAAGTTTAGCGTTAGCCAGAAATGAAAGAGGTCCTATGTCGTCTCGAAACCGTTCTTATACGATTAGTAGGAGCGGGGAAATGCCTAACTTAAAAGATATCATAAAGAAAGCAGTCTTAAATAATGCAACAGACTTTTTGAACCCTCCAATTAAAAACATTGGGTATAAAGGAATTTCAAAAACAAGTACAGAAATTAAGAAATGGTTTGAAACAAGTACCAATATCAGCAAAGATTTTCAAACCTCCGCTTCACTCATGGAACGTGGCGGAACAGGAGGTGCTTTATTCCGAAATATTTATCGTGATTTCCTAAAGGAAAGTGCCATCATATTAGAATCTGCTGAATTAGAAAGTGCTAGTGAAGATTATAATGAAATTGCGAAGATGTGGAAACAACTATCAGGTCTGTTTGAATCTATCGGTGAAACAGAAAATATAGTTTATGTCAATCAAGCATCTGAAGTTTTGAAGGAATTATCTGAGAAGGAAAAAAGTACAATGGAAAAACTAAGGGAAGCTTGTCTTTAG
- a CDS encoding AraC family transcriptional regulator produces MSITQKEYILRITEVVQYIEEHLEADLSLNILAEQAHYSPFHFHRIFSAIVGETPNEYIIRKRIEKSASIFLKDKESPIADIVFDLGFSSNSAFTKSFKKFYGMSPTAFRKMTDPFSKIGKTERKIGQKSLEIDNYICNINQLKKWMIMNAKFEVKEIPQMPLAYVSHVGNYEEIEGAYGQLMAWAGPKGLLNENSKMLTVYHDDPNVTALSKVRQSASLLLENEVDTQGTINFMTLDPKKCVCGMFEINFSEFEDAWKSVFVWMHENGFDENDKAPFEIYHNDFNTHPEKKCIVEICVPVE; encoded by the coding sequence ATGAGTATCACCCAAAAAGAATATATTTTAAGAATCACTGAAGTTGTTCAGTACATAGAAGAGCATTTGGAAGCCGATCTTTCGCTAAATATTCTTGCCGAACAGGCTCATTATTCTCCGTTTCATTTTCATCGAATTTTTTCTGCCATCGTTGGAGAAACACCAAATGAGTATATCATTCGGAAAAGAATTGAGAAATCGGCCTCTATTTTTCTAAAAGATAAAGAGTCCCCGATCGCAGATATTGTATTTGATTTGGGCTTTAGTAGCAATTCTGCATTTACGAAGTCATTCAAGAAGTTTTATGGAATGAGTCCTACCGCATTTCGAAAGATGACAGATCCTTTTAGCAAGATTGGAAAAACGGAGCGCAAGATCGGACAAAAGTCACTGGAGATCGATAACTACATTTGTAACATCAATCAACTCAAAAAATGGATGATTATGAATGCTAAATTTGAAGTAAAAGAAATCCCCCAAATGCCACTAGCCTATGTTTCTCATGTTGGAAACTATGAAGAAATTGAAGGTGCTTACGGCCAACTCATGGCTTGGGCAGGACCAAAAGGCTTGTTGAATGAGAATTCAAAAATGCTAACAGTCTATCACGATGACCCAAATGTAACTGCGCTTTCAAAAGTGAGGCAAAGTGCGTCTCTACTTTTGGAAAATGAAGTAGACACCCAAGGGACAATCAATTTCATGACACTAGACCCTAAAAAGTGTGTTTGTGGCATGTTTGAGATCAATTTCAGCGAATTTGAAGATGCATGGAAGAGTGTATTTGTTTGGATGCACGAAAATGGTTTTGATGAAAATGATAAAGCTCCTTTCGAAATCTACCATAACGATTTCAATACGCATCCTGAGAAAAAGTGTATTGTAGAGATTTGTGTGCCTGTGGAGTAG